In one window of Streptomyces griseus subsp. griseus DNA:
- a CDS encoding gluconokinase, whose translation MSTPHVVVVMGVAGTGKTTIGPLLAAELGVPYAEGDDFHPPANIEKMSAGTPLDDDDRWPWLDAIGAWAHGRAGLGGVVSSSALKRSYRDRLRAGAPDALFLHLTGDRALIEERMADRKGHFMPTALLDSQFATLQPLQADEAGVDVDVSGTPTEITQRAVAALRRLDS comes from the coding sequence ATGAGCACCCCCCACGTCGTCGTGGTGATGGGCGTAGCAGGAACCGGCAAGACCACGATCGGTCCCCTGCTCGCCGCCGAACTCGGCGTTCCGTACGCCGAGGGCGACGACTTCCACCCCCCGGCCAACATCGAGAAGATGTCGGCCGGCACCCCCCTGGACGACGACGACCGTTGGCCCTGGCTGGACGCCATCGGTGCGTGGGCGCACGGGCGGGCGGGGCTCGGCGGGGTCGTCTCCAGCTCGGCCCTCAAGCGGTCCTACCGGGACCGGCTGCGGGCCGGGGCGCCCGACGCCCTCTTTCTGCATCTGACCGGCGACCGGGCACTGATCGAGGAGCGGATGGCGGACCGCAAGGGCCACTTCATGCCCACCGCGCTCCTCGACTCGCAGTTCGCGACGTTGCAGCCGCTCCAGGCCGATGAGGCCGGGGTCGACGTCGACGTGTCCGGCACCCCTACGGAAATCACCCAGCGGGCCGTCGCCGCTCTGCGACGACTCGACAGTTAA
- a CDS encoding GntP family permease, with protein sequence MTSLSVEMLAADAAEPITSAGNAQLGIAVLAGIAVIVLLITKLKMHAFLALTIGSLALGSFAGAAPADTIASFTAGLGSTVASVGVLIALGAILGKLLADSGGADQIVDTILAKASRGAMPWAMVLIASIIGLPLFFEVGIVLMIPVVLLVAKRGNFSLMRIGIPALAGLSVMHGLIPPHPGPLVAIDALDANLGVTLALGVLVAIPTVIIAGPVFARYAARWVDIEPPEKMIPQRPSEELDRRPSFAATLVTILLPVVLMLLKALVEIVVDDPENSVQRVTDVVGSPLIALLAAVLLGMFTLGRAAGFTKGKLAGTVEKSLAPIAGILLIVGAGGGFKQTLIDAGVGQMILDFSENWSIPALLLGWLIAVAIRLATGSATVATISAAGLVAPLAADMSTAHAALLVLAVGAGSLFFSHVNDAGFWLVKEYFGMDVGQTVKTWSVMETIISVVAMAFILLLSLLL encoded by the coding sequence GTGACCAGTCTCAGCGTCGAGATGCTGGCAGCGGACGCCGCCGAACCGATCACCTCGGCAGGCAACGCGCAGTTGGGCATCGCCGTCCTGGCGGGCATCGCCGTCATCGTTCTCCTGATCACCAAGCTCAAGATGCACGCGTTCCTGGCGCTGACCATCGGTTCGCTGGCGCTCGGCTCCTTCGCCGGAGCGGCCCCGGCCGACACGATCGCCAGCTTCACCGCGGGTCTCGGCTCCACCGTCGCGAGCGTCGGCGTCCTCATCGCGCTCGGCGCCATCCTGGGCAAGCTGCTCGCCGACTCGGGCGGGGCCGACCAGATCGTCGACACCATCCTGGCGAAGGCGAGCCGGGGGGCGATGCCCTGGGCGATGGTCCTCATCGCCTCGATCATCGGGCTGCCGCTCTTCTTCGAGGTCGGGATCGTGCTGATGATCCCGGTGGTGCTGCTCGTCGCCAAGCGCGGCAACTTCTCCCTGATGCGGATCGGCATCCCGGCACTGGCCGGCCTCTCCGTGATGCACGGGCTCATCCCGCCGCACCCCGGCCCGCTGGTCGCGATCGACGCCCTGGACGCCAACCTCGGGGTGACGCTGGCGCTCGGTGTGCTGGTCGCCATCCCCACCGTGATCATCGCCGGTCCGGTCTTCGCCCGTTACGCCGCGCGCTGGGTGGACATCGAGCCGCCGGAGAAGATGATCCCGCAGCGGCCGTCCGAGGAGCTGGACCGCCGCCCGAGCTTCGCCGCCACGCTGGTGACGATCCTGCTGCCGGTCGTACTGATGCTGCTCAAGGCGCTCGTCGAGATCGTCGTCGACGACCCGGAGAACAGCGTCCAGCGGGTGACGGACGTGGTCGGCTCGCCGCTGATCGCCCTGCTCGCCGCCGTACTGCTCGGCATGTTCACCCTCGGCCGGGCCGCCGGGTTCACCAAGGGCAAGCTCGCCGGGACCGTGGAGAAGTCGCTCGCCCCGATCGCCGGGATCCTGCTGATCGTCGGCGCCGGCGGTGGCTTCAAGCAGACGCTGATCGACGCCGGGGTCGGCCAGATGATCCTGGACTTCTCCGAGAACTGGTCGATCCCCGCCCTGCTGCTCGGCTGGCTGATCGCCGTCGCGATCCGCCTGGCCACCGGCTCGGCCACGGTCGCCACGATCTCCGCCGCCGGTCTGGTCGCCCCGCTCGCGGCCGACATGTCGACCGCGCACGCGGCCCTGCTGGTCCTCGCGGTCGGCGCCGGTTCGCTCTTCTTCAGCCATGTGAACGACGCCGGGTTCTGGCTGGTGAAGGAGTATTTCGGGATGGACGTCGGCCAGACCGTGAAGACCTGGTCGGTGATGGAGACGATCATCTCGGTGGTCGCGATGGCCTTCATCTTGCTGCTGTCGCTGTTGCTGTAG
- a CDS encoding APC family permease gives MSTGSSFPGRTRQTGTTRLTGDTGGINTYKGEERALRANRLGTPGLLLSVLAASAPLMVVAGVMPTVFGVMGIVGQPLLYVILGAVLMLFSVGYAEMSRHVHNAGAFYAYIARGLGPTAGAGASLVALVAYSAMQVGIYGILGFEVSVIFSTYLGIDVQWWIPALVSVLVVGVLGWLKIDLNAKVLGVLLVIECLLVVIFDIAAVSEPGPEGLSFQAFNPETLTGAGLSTALCFCIAAFVGFEQAPVYAEETSRPQIVVSRVMFLAVGYAALFLAISSWALTVAAGPGFIADTSLKEGPGMLFGLTEERLGATFTDVLHILFVTGMFAALLSFHNVVARYAFAMGREGLLPARFGRTNRASGAPGTGSLLQSVISVVIVLAFAFTDDNHIGDPTVPVLRLFTWMGNVGALGVILLMAAASFAVIAFFVKRGAGRAQAPRLVASGLAGIALLSIALFTVRDFDVLVGSGSGSVLNWLLPGVIVLALVGGLVYGLVLRKVKPEVHARIGLGNEAFQLEKAAESEATRR, from the coding sequence ATGTCGACGGGCAGTTCATTTCCAGGCAGGACCCGGCAGACCGGTACCACCCGGCTGACGGGCGATACCGGCGGGATCAACACCTACAAGGGTGAGGAACGCGCCCTGCGGGCGAACCGCCTCGGCACCCCAGGCCTGCTGCTCTCCGTACTCGCCGCCAGCGCCCCGCTGATGGTGGTCGCCGGGGTGATGCCCACGGTCTTCGGCGTGATGGGCATCGTCGGCCAGCCCCTGCTCTACGTCATCCTCGGCGCCGTCCTGATGCTGTTCAGCGTCGGCTACGCGGAGATGAGCCGGCACGTCCACAACGCCGGCGCCTTCTACGCGTACATCGCCCGGGGCCTCGGCCCCACCGCCGGCGCCGGCGCCTCGCTCGTGGCGCTGGTGGCGTACAGCGCGATGCAGGTCGGCATCTACGGGATTCTCGGCTTCGAGGTCTCCGTCATCTTCTCCACGTACCTCGGCATCGACGTCCAGTGGTGGATACCCGCGCTGGTCTCGGTCCTCGTGGTCGGCGTCCTCGGCTGGCTGAAGATCGACCTCAACGCCAAGGTGCTCGGCGTCCTGCTGGTCATCGAGTGCCTCCTCGTCGTGATCTTCGACATCGCCGCCGTCTCCGAGCCGGGCCCCGAGGGCCTCTCGTTCCAGGCGTTCAACCCCGAGACCCTCACCGGCGCCGGGCTCTCCACCGCGCTCTGCTTCTGCATCGCCGCGTTCGTCGGCTTCGAGCAGGCGCCGGTCTACGCCGAGGAGACCAGCCGCCCGCAGATCGTGGTCTCCCGGGTGATGTTCCTCGCGGTGGGGTACGCGGCGCTGTTCCTCGCCATCAGCTCCTGGGCCCTGACGGTCGCCGCCGGACCCGGCTTCATCGCCGACACCTCCCTCAAGGAGGGCCCCGGCATGCTGTTCGGCCTGACCGAGGAGCGGCTCGGCGCCACCTTCACCGACGTCCTGCACATCCTCTTCGTCACCGGCATGTTCGCGGCGCTCCTCAGCTTCCACAACGTCGTCGCCCGCTACGCCTTCGCCATGGGCCGCGAGGGCCTGCTGCCCGCCCGCTTCGGCCGCACCAACCGGGCCAGCGGCGCCCCCGGCACCGGCTCGCTGCTCCAGTCCGTCATCTCCGTCGTGATCGTGCTCGCCTTCGCCTTCACCGACGACAACCACATCGGTGACCCCACCGTCCCCGTCCTGCGCCTGTTCACCTGGATGGGCAACGTCGGCGCGTTGGGCGTCATCCTGCTGATGGCCGCCGCCTCCTTCGCCGTCATCGCCTTCTTCGTCAAGCGCGGCGCGGGCCGCGCCCAGGCCCCGCGCCTGGTCGCCTCCGGCCTGGCCGGGATCGCGCTCCTGTCGATCGCCCTCTTCACCGTCCGCGACTTCGACGTCCTCGTGGGCTCCGGCTCCGGCTCGGTCCTCAACTGGCTGCTGCCCGGCGTGATCGTCCTCGCCCTGGTCGGCGGCCTGGTCTACGGACTGGTCCTGCGCAAGGTCAAGCCCGAGGTGCACGCCCGCATCGGTCTCGGCAATGAGGCGTTCCAGCTGGAGAAGGCGGCCGAGAGCGAGGCCACCCGCCGCTGA
- a CDS encoding ASCH domain-containing protein encodes MEPREPLSPFLLAFPGPLRDRLVAAVLSGEKVSTSGLLAEYELEQEELPPVGERSALIDSEGREVAVVELTEVRVLPLGEVGLQHALDEGEGYRSVAEWRAGHEAFWHGEEMREAMGDPSFTVDDGTMIVAERFRVVERLDGDGASSG; translated from the coding sequence ATGGAACCCCGTGAACCGCTGAGCCCCTTCCTCCTGGCCTTTCCCGGCCCGCTGCGCGACCGGCTGGTGGCGGCGGTCCTCTCCGGCGAGAAGGTGTCCACCTCCGGGCTGTTGGCCGAGTACGAGCTGGAGCAGGAGGAGCTTCCGCCGGTGGGCGAACGGTCCGCGCTGATCGACTCGGAGGGGCGGGAGGTGGCGGTGGTGGAGCTGACCGAGGTGCGGGTGCTGCCGCTGGGGGAGGTCGGTCTCCAGCACGCACTGGACGAGGGCGAGGGGTACCGGTCGGTGGCCGAATGGCGTGCGGGGCACGAGGCGTTCTGGCACGGGGAGGAGATGCGGGAGGCGATGGGCGATCCGTCGTTCACGGTGGATGACGGGACGATGATCGTGGCCGAGCGGTTCCGGGTGGTGGAGCGGCTGGACGGGGACGGGGCCTCCTCCGGGTGA
- a CDS encoding FAD-binding dehydrogenase, whose translation MAYDADVIVIGAGLAGLVATAELVDAGRSVIVLDQEPEQSIGGQAHWSFGGLFLVDSPEQRRLRIKDSRELALQDWYGTAGFDREEDHWPRKWAEAYVDFAAGEKRSWLHQQGLRIFPVVGWAERGGYDATGHGNSVPRFHITWGTGPGVVAPFERRVRAGVAKGLVQLRFRHRVTGLARTAGALDTVTGEILEPSGAERGTASGREVTGAFELKAQAVIVTSGGIGGNHDLVRSQWPERLGTPPEKLLSGVPAHVDGLMLGIAEEAGAHHINRDRMWHYTEGIENWNPIWSKHAIRILPGPSSLWLDARGKRLPVPLFPGFDTLGTLEHIMKSGHGYTWFVLNQRIIGKEFALSGSEQNPDLTGKSVRDVIGRARADVPAPVKAFMDHGADFVVEKDLDALVRGMNAVSGDGLIDVEELRREITARDREIANPFTKDLQVTAVHGARAYLGDRLIRTAKPHRILDPAAGPLIAVRLNILTRKSLGGLETDLSSQVLTADGTPLSGLYAAGEAAGFGGGGVHGYRSLEGTFLGGCIFSGRAAGRAAARAVS comes from the coding sequence ATGGCGTACGACGCTGATGTGATCGTGATCGGGGCAGGCCTCGCCGGACTCGTGGCCACCGCCGAGCTGGTCGACGCCGGCCGTTCCGTGATCGTCCTGGACCAGGAGCCCGAGCAGTCCATCGGCGGGCAGGCCCACTGGTCCTTCGGCGGTCTCTTCCTCGTCGACTCGCCCGAGCAGCGGCGGCTGCGGATCAAGGACAGCCGGGAGCTGGCCCTCCAGGACTGGTACGGCACCGCCGGGTTCGACCGCGAGGAGGACCACTGGCCGAGGAAGTGGGCCGAGGCGTACGTCGACTTCGCGGCCGGGGAGAAACGCTCCTGGCTGCACCAGCAGGGGCTGCGCATCTTCCCGGTCGTCGGCTGGGCGGAGCGCGGCGGCTACGACGCGACCGGACACGGCAACTCCGTACCCCGCTTCCACATCACCTGGGGCACCGGGCCCGGCGTCGTCGCCCCCTTCGAGCGGCGGGTCCGCGCGGGCGTCGCCAAGGGGCTCGTCCAGCTGCGGTTCCGCCACCGTGTCACCGGTCTCGCGCGCACGGCCGGTGCGCTGGACACGGTCACCGGCGAGATCCTGGAGCCGAGCGGGGCCGAACGCGGCACCGCCTCCGGACGGGAGGTGACCGGGGCCTTCGAGCTCAAGGCCCAGGCGGTGATCGTCACCTCCGGAGGCATCGGAGGCAACCACGACCTGGTCCGCTCCCAGTGGCCCGAGCGGCTCGGCACCCCGCCCGAGAAGCTGCTCTCCGGCGTCCCCGCCCATGTCGACGGGCTGATGCTGGGCATCGCCGAGGAGGCGGGCGCCCACCACATCAACCGCGACCGGATGTGGCACTACACGGAGGGCATCGAGAACTGGAACCCGATCTGGTCCAAACACGCCATCCGCATCCTGCCCGGCCCCTCCTCCCTCTGGCTGGACGCCCGGGGCAAGCGGCTGCCGGTCCCGCTCTTCCCCGGCTTCGACACGCTCGGCACCCTCGAACACATCATGAAGTCCGGCCACGGCTACACCTGGTTCGTCCTCAACCAGCGCATCATCGGCAAGGAGTTCGCCCTCTCCGGCTCCGAGCAGAACCCGGACCTGACCGGCAAGTCGGTCCGCGACGTGATCGGCCGGGCCCGCGCGGACGTGCCCGCACCGGTCAAGGCGTTCATGGACCACGGCGCGGACTTCGTCGTCGAGAAGGACCTGGACGCGCTGGTCCGGGGCATGAACGCGGTGAGTGGCGACGGTCTGATCGACGTGGAGGAGCTGCGCCGAGAGATCACCGCCCGCGACCGGGAGATCGCCAACCCCTTCACCAAGGACCTCCAGGTCACCGCGGTCCACGGCGCCCGCGCCTACCTGGGCGACCGCCTGATCCGCACGGCGAAACCGCACCGCATCCTGGACCCGGCGGCGGGCCCGCTCATCGCCGTACGCCTCAACATCCTGACCCGAAAATCTCTGGGCGGCCTGGAGACGGACCTCTCCTCCCAGGTCCTGACCGCGGACGGCACCCCGCTGTCCGGCCTGTACGCGGCGGGCGAGGCGGCCGGTTTCGGCGGCGGCGGAGTCCACGGCTACCGCTCGCTGGAGGGCACGTTCCTCGGCGGCTGCATCTTCTCGGGCCGAGCAGCGGGAAGGGCGGCGGCGAGAGCGGTTTCCTGA
- a CDS encoding NUDIX domain-containing protein: MRPSDEILDIVDENDEVIGQAPRGEAIARGLRHRCVFIEARDAGGRLFVHRRTADKLLFPSHYDMFVGGVVGAGESYDEAALREAEEELGVSGLPEPEPLFRFLYSGGRHTWWSAVYQVRCELPVTPQPEEVAWHTFLDDAELEERLGEWPWVPDGVEAYRRLKGFRAL; this comes from the coding sequence ATGAGGCCTTCTGACGAGATCCTGGACATCGTCGACGAGAACGACGAGGTCATCGGCCAGGCACCCCGCGGCGAGGCGATCGCCCGGGGCCTGCGCCACCGCTGCGTCTTCATCGAGGCCCGCGACGCCGGGGGCCGCCTCTTCGTCCACCGCCGCACGGCGGACAAGCTGCTCTTCCCCTCGCACTACGACATGTTCGTCGGCGGGGTGGTGGGCGCGGGCGAGTCCTACGACGAGGCGGCGCTGCGCGAGGCGGAGGAGGAGCTGGGCGTCTCGGGGCTGCCGGAGCCCGAGCCGCTGTTCCGGTTCCTCTACTCCGGCGGCCGGCACACCTGGTGGTCGGCCGTCTACCAGGTGCGCTGCGAGCTTCCGGTGACCCCGCAGCCGGAGGAGGTCGCCTGGCACACCTTCCTGGACGACGCGGAGCTCGAAGAGCGTCTCGGCGAGTGGCCGTGGGTGCCGGACGGGGTGGAGGCGTACCGGCGGCTCAAGGGGTTCCGGGCCCTCTGA
- a CDS encoding YidH family protein: MNKIAQSVRLWFAPQRIRDEGDTPDYRFSLANERTFLAWIRTALALIGGGFAVDQFLPELAWGVRAGLALGLLAAGVLCALRAVNHWVRCERAMRRGEDLPVSRFPTVLGMVVAVVAVAMVVVVLFGWEGR, translated from the coding sequence GTGAACAAGATCGCGCAGAGCGTACGGCTGTGGTTCGCGCCGCAGCGGATCCGGGACGAGGGGGACACCCCCGACTACCGGTTCTCGCTGGCCAACGAGCGGACGTTCCTCGCCTGGATCCGGACCGCGCTGGCGCTGATCGGCGGGGGCTTCGCCGTGGACCAGTTCCTGCCGGAGCTGGCCTGGGGCGTGCGGGCCGGGCTCGCTCTCGGGCTGCTCGCGGCGGGGGTGCTGTGTGCGCTGCGGGCGGTCAACCACTGGGTGCGGTGCGAGCGGGCGATGCGGCGGGGGGAGGATCTGCCGGTCTCCCGGTTCCCGACGGTGCTGGGGATGGTGGTGGCGGTCGTGGCCGTGGCGATGGTGGTGGTGGTCCTCTTCGGCTGGGAGGGCCGGTGA
- a CDS encoding DUF202 domain-containing protein has translation MTAVADRDPGLQPERTRLAWRRTTLSATVVALLAGRQALHSGATPAGLVALALTVAAWLGFLAVAHRRVQRMGVARPEPLAPRRALTAVLCTVAFAVFAAAMLF, from the coding sequence GTGACGGCGGTGGCGGACCGGGATCCGGGGCTCCAGCCGGAGCGGACCCGGCTCGCCTGGCGGCGTACGACGTTGTCCGCCACGGTGGTGGCGCTGCTCGCCGGACGGCAGGCGCTGCACAGCGGTGCGACCCCGGCCGGGCTGGTCGCCCTGGCGCTGACCGTGGCGGCCTGGCTGGGGTTCCTGGCGGTGGCGCACCGGCGGGTGCAGCGCATGGGCGTGGCACGGCCGGAGCCGCTCGCGCCGCGCCGGGCGCTGACGGCGGTGCTGTGCACGGTGGCGTTCGCGGTGTTCGCGGCGGCGATGCTGTTCTGA
- a CDS encoding enolase C-terminal domain-like protein — translation MRTDVVIEEVRLTPILVADPPLLNAQGVHQPYTPRLIVEVVTRGGVTGVGETYGDGKYLDPAGALARALPGRTVTDLNALFALAEEVCGDTRQADLRVEAGGLRGVQSADKIRLSVVSAFEVACLDALGKALGLPVHALLGGKVRDTVEYSAYLFYRWAGHPQDGERDDWGAALDPAGIVAQARRFADTYGFGSFKLKGGVLPPDEEIAAIHALAEAFPGRPLRLDPNGAWSVPTSLYVAEQLKGVLEYLEDPTSGTRSMAAVSAATDVPLATNMCVTTLAEVPEAFAADAVQIVLGDHHYWGGLHRTRELAALCRTFGVGLSMHSNTHLGISLAAMTQVAATVPDLAYACDSHYPWQTEDVITGRHTFTDGRLTVSDTPGLGVQLDHDRLAALHRRWLADDGTHRERDDAAAMRRRDPEWVTPAIPRW, via the coding sequence ATGCGTACCGACGTGGTCATCGAAGAGGTCCGGCTCACCCCGATCCTCGTCGCCGATCCACCCCTGCTCAACGCCCAGGGTGTCCACCAGCCGTACACGCCCCGGCTCATCGTGGAAGTGGTCACGCGGGGCGGGGTGACCGGAGTCGGGGAGACCTACGGGGACGGGAAGTACCTGGACCCCGCGGGCGCGCTCGCCCGGGCGCTTCCCGGCCGCACGGTCACCGATCTGAACGCGCTGTTCGCCTTGGCCGAGGAGGTGTGCGGCGACACACGGCAGGCGGACCTCCGCGTGGAGGCGGGCGGGCTGCGCGGGGTCCAGAGCGCCGACAAGATCCGCCTCTCCGTCGTCTCCGCCTTCGAGGTCGCCTGCCTGGACGCTCTCGGCAAGGCGCTCGGCCTGCCCGTGCACGCGCTGCTCGGCGGGAAGGTCCGCGACACCGTCGAGTACAGCGCGTACCTCTTCTACCGCTGGGCCGGCCACCCGCAGGACGGCGAACGCGACGACTGGGGCGCGGCCCTCGACCCGGCGGGCATCGTCGCCCAGGCCCGGCGCTTCGCCGACACGTACGGCTTCGGCTCCTTCAAGCTCAAGGGCGGCGTCCTCCCGCCCGACGAGGAGATCGCCGCGATCCACGCCCTGGCCGAGGCGTTCCCCGGCCGCCCGCTCCGCCTGGACCCCAACGGCGCCTGGTCCGTCCCCACCTCGCTGTACGTCGCCGAGCAGCTCAAGGGCGTCCTGGAATACCTGGAGGACCCCACCAGCGGCACCCGGTCCATGGCCGCGGTCTCCGCCGCCACCGACGTCCCGCTGGCCACCAACATGTGTGTCACCACGCTCGCCGAGGTCCCCGAGGCCTTCGCCGCCGACGCCGTACAGATCGTCCTCGGCGACCACCACTACTGGGGCGGCCTCCACCGGACCCGCGAACTCGCCGCGCTCTGCCGCACGTTCGGCGTCGGGCTCTCCATGCACTCCAACACCCACCTCGGCATCAGCCTCGCCGCGATGACCCAGGTCGCCGCCACCGTGCCGGACCTCGCGTACGCCTGCGACAGCCACTACCCCTGGCAGACCGAAGATGTGATCACCGGACGCCACACCTTCACCGACGGCCGGCTCACCGTCTCCGACACCCCCGGCCTCGGCGTCCAGCTGGACCACGACCGCCTGGCCGCCCTGCACCGCCGCTGGCTGGCCGACGACGGCACCCACCGCGAGCGCGACGACGCGGCGGCGATGCGCAGGCGCGACCCGGAATGGGTGACACCGGCGATCCCGCGCTGGTGA
- a CDS encoding phosphotransferase family protein: MSPVPPPGLDPELLRGHLDRERPGLVSGPLEARLIEGGRSNLTYTVTDGTGRWVVRRPPLGHVLATAHDMKREHRVISALHPTAVPVPEPVLLCEDDAVLGAPFYVMEHVEGTPYRTAEQLAPLGPERTRGAVLALVDTLVDLHAVDPVAVGLGDFGRPEGFLDRQLRRWGKQLDASRNRDLAGIDELHASLGRELPVSPAPTVVHGDYRLDNVLLGPDDRINAVLDWEMSTLGDPLTDLGLLVMYSSDLDLPRSPVSTTSGAAGHPSPAELIERYAAGSGRDTSAISWYTAFAWFKLAVILEGIHYRYTLGQTVGAGFDQIGDLVPVFIEHGLTTLQEG; the protein is encoded by the coding sequence ATGAGTCCCGTCCCCCCACCAGGTCTCGACCCGGAGCTGCTGCGCGGCCATCTGGACCGCGAACGGCCGGGGCTGGTGAGCGGACCCCTCGAAGCGCGGCTGATCGAGGGCGGCCGCTCGAACCTGACGTACACGGTCACCGACGGGACCGGCCGGTGGGTGGTCCGCAGGCCGCCGCTGGGCCATGTGCTGGCCACCGCGCACGACATGAAGCGCGAGCACCGGGTGATCAGCGCCCTGCACCCCACCGCCGTGCCGGTGCCGGAGCCGGTGCTGCTCTGCGAGGACGATGCGGTGCTCGGTGCGCCCTTCTACGTCATGGAGCACGTCGAGGGCACCCCGTACCGCACCGCCGAACAGCTCGCTCCCCTGGGTCCCGAGCGCACCCGGGGCGCCGTTCTCGCGCTCGTGGACACGCTGGTCGACCTGCACGCGGTGGACCCGGTAGCCGTCGGGCTCGGGGACTTCGGGCGGCCGGAGGGGTTCCTGGACCGGCAGCTGCGGCGCTGGGGCAAGCAGCTGGACGCCTCCCGCAACCGCGATCTGGCCGGCATCGACGAGCTGCACGCCTCGCTGGGCCGGGAGCTGCCGGTCTCCCCCGCGCCCACCGTCGTCCACGGCGACTACCGCCTGGACAACGTGCTGCTCGGCCCGGACGACCGCATCAACGCCGTCCTGGACTGGGAGATGTCCACCCTGGGCGACCCGCTGACCGACCTCGGGCTCCTCGTGATGTACAGCTCCGACCTCGATCTGCCGCGCTCCCCCGTCTCCACCACCAGCGGCGCCGCCGGGCACCCCTCCCCCGCCGAGCTGATCGAGCGGTACGCCGCCGGGTCGGGCCGGGACACCTCCGCGATCTCCTGGTACACCGCGTTCGCCTGGTTCAAGCTCGCCGTGATCCTGGAGGGCATCCACTACCGCTACACCCTCGGCCAGACCGTCGGCGCGGGCTTCGATCAGATCGGCGATCTGGTCCCGGTCTTCATCGAGCACGGCCTCACCACTCTCCAGGAAGGCTGA
- a CDS encoding acyl-CoA dehydrogenase family protein, which translates to MDFAFDARTEELRSRLLAFMDEYVHPAEKTDHEQRALLTSPWDTPAVVDELKAEARRQGLWNLFLPDAEYGAGLTNLQYAPLAEITGRSPHLAPTALNCAAPDTGNMEVLLQFATDEQKKRWLEPLLAGEIRSAFAMTEPEVASSDATNIETRIVRDGDSYVINGRKWYISGAMNPQCAVFIVMGKTDPDGADIRRQQSMILVPRDTPGLEVRRAMRVYGYEDHSHGGHAEVVFHDVRVPASNLIGEEGGGFGIAQARLGPGRIHHCMRLIGMAERAIELMCRRAVERTAFGKPLAQQGVVQNWIADARVTVEQLRLLVLKTAWLMDTVGNKGAHTEIQAIKIATPRAVVDILDSAVQLHGAGGVSQDFPLAELWASARTLRLADGPDEVHQRSLARREIKRYL; encoded by the coding sequence ATGGACTTCGCATTCGACGCCCGTACCGAGGAGCTGCGGAGCAGGCTGCTCGCCTTCATGGACGAGTACGTCCACCCGGCCGAGAAGACCGACCACGAACAGCGGGCGCTGCTCACCTCGCCGTGGGACACCCCGGCGGTCGTGGACGAGCTGAAGGCGGAGGCGCGGCGGCAGGGGCTGTGGAATCTCTTCCTGCCCGACGCGGAGTACGGGGCCGGGCTGACGAACCTCCAGTACGCGCCGCTCGCCGAGATCACCGGCCGCTCACCGCACCTCGCGCCGACCGCGCTGAACTGCGCGGCCCCGGACACCGGGAACATGGAGGTCCTCCTCCAGTTCGCCACCGACGAGCAGAAGAAGCGGTGGCTGGAGCCGCTGCTGGCCGGGGAGATCCGTTCCGCGTTCGCGATGACGGAGCCGGAGGTGGCGTCGTCGGACGCGACGAACATCGAGACCCGGATCGTGCGGGACGGCGACTCGTACGTCATCAACGGGCGCAAGTGGTACATCTCCGGGGCGATGAACCCGCAGTGCGCGGTCTTCATCGTGATGGGCAAGACCGACCCGGACGGCGCCGACATCCGCCGCCAGCAGTCGATGATCCTGGTCCCGCGCGACACCCCGGGTCTTGAGGTGCGCCGCGCCATGCGGGTGTACGGGTACGAGGACCACTCCCACGGCGGCCACGCCGAGGTGGTCTTCCATGACGTACGGGTGCCCGCGTCGAACCTGATCGGTGAGGAGGGCGGCGGATTCGGCATCGCCCAGGCGCGGCTGGGGCCGGGGCGGATCCACCACTGCATGCGGCTGATCGGGATGGCGGAGCGGGCCATCGAGTTGATGTGCCGCCGGGCGGTGGAACGTACGGCGTTCGGCAAGCCGCTGGCCCAGCAGGGTGTCGTGCAGAACTGGATCGCCGACGCCCGGGTGACGGTGGAGCAGCTGCGGCTGCTGGTGCTGAAGACGGCCTGGCTGATGGACACGGTGGGCAACAAGGGGGCGCACACCGAGATCCAGGCGATCAAGATCGCCACGCCGCGCGCGGTGGTGGACATCCTGGACTCCGCGGTGCAGCTGCACGGTGCGGGCGGGGTGAGCCAGGACTTCCCGCTGGCGGAGCTGTGGGCGTCGGCGCGGACGCTGCGGCTGGCGGACGGGCCAGACGAGGTGCACCAGCGGTCGCTGGCCCGGCGGGAGATCAAGCGGTACCTGTGA